One Porphyromonas pogonae genomic region harbors:
- a CDS encoding aldehyde dehydrogenase family protein yields the protein MEIKEMVQRARAAQKEYQSHFNQDAVDLMVKLAAKTIYDNAEILAREAVDETEMGVYEHKVAKNRNKSKGVWYNLKGKISMGVLNIDDKTGLIEIAKPIGVVAGITPMTNPIVTPMSKIIFALKTKNAIIIAPHPKAKNCSAHAVKLIKEAVSEFNVPADLIQVIEEPSIEATKELMSEVDVVVATGGMPMVRSAYSSGKPSFGVGAGNVQVILDRYIDFEDAAEKVITGRSFDNGIICSGEQSFIYHVNDKDAVFDAFRSHGAYIVPENDRDKVVNAIFENGGIARDIVGKSVQTIARKAGIDVPEGTRVLVVEAHGIGKEDIICKEKMCPVLAAFPYTNFEEAINIAKTNLFMEGSGHTAGIHSNNQANIIKAGTEISVSRLIVNAPCATTAGGSIQNGLAVTNTLGCGTWGNNSISENFTYKHLLNITRIAPISARIQVPSDEQIWQ from the coding sequence ATGGAGATTAAGGAAATGGTGCAACGCGCACGCGCTGCACAAAAGGAGTATCAATCTCATTTTAATCAAGACGCTGTAGACTTAATGGTAAAACTTGCAGCAAAAACGATTTATGACAATGCTGAAATCCTGGCTCGTGAAGCTGTAGACGAAACAGAAATGGGTGTCTATGAGCACAAGGTGGCTAAGAACCGCAACAAGTCAAAAGGAGTATGGTACAACCTCAAAGGAAAAATCTCAATGGGAGTACTCAACATCGATGACAAAACGGGGCTTATCGAAATAGCCAAGCCTATAGGCGTAGTGGCCGGTATTACTCCGATGACTAACCCCATCGTGACCCCGATGTCAAAGATTATCTTTGCTCTCAAAACCAAAAACGCCATCATCATCGCTCCACACCCCAAAGCTAAAAATTGCTCGGCTCATGCTGTAAAACTTATCAAAGAAGCAGTAAGCGAATTCAATGTGCCGGCTGATCTGATCCAGGTGATCGAAGAGCCGTCTATCGAAGCAACAAAGGAGTTGATGTCTGAAGTAGACGTAGTGGTAGCTACAGGTGGTATGCCTATGGTACGTTCTGCTTACTCGTCAGGTAAACCTTCGTTCGGTGTAGGCGCCGGTAATGTACAAGTGATCCTCGATCGTTACATCGACTTTGAAGATGCAGCAGAAAAGGTTATTACCGGACGCTCTTTCGACAACGGTATTATCTGCTCGGGCGAACAAAGTTTCATCTATCACGTCAATGATAAAGATGCAGTATTCGATGCATTCCGTAGCCATGGAGCCTATATTGTTCCTGAAAATGACCGTGACAAAGTGGTAAACGCTATCTTCGAAAACGGCGGTATAGCTCGTGACATCGTGGGCAAGAGTGTTCAGACAATAGCCCGCAAAGCTGGTATTGATGTTCCTGAAGGCACACGTGTCCTCGTAGTGGAAGCACATGGTATAGGCAAAGAAGATATTATCTGTAAAGAAAAGATGTGCCCGGTATTGGCTGCATTCCCATATACTAACTTTGAAGAAGCTATCAATATCGCAAAAACCAACCTGTTTATGGAAGGAAGCGGACACACCGCAGGCATCCACTCGAACAATCAGGCCAATATCATCAAAGCCGGTACTGAAATCTCTGTTTCCCGTCTTATTGTAAATGCTCCTTGCGCTACCACAGCTGGTGGTTCCATCCAAAACGGACTTGCCGTGACCAATACTTTGGGCTGCGGTACCTGGGGCAATAACTCTATTTCGGAAAACTTCACATATAAACATCTTCTCAATATTACCCGTATCGCTCCAATATCTGCACGTATACAAGTGCCGAGCGACGAGCAGATCTGGCAATAA
- a CDS encoding 4-hydroxybutyrate dehydrogenase: MQLFKLKTVIHEFDSFESFAKTFELNEKDLVITNEFIYEPFMKACNLPCTFVMQEKYGLGEPSDEMMNKILHDVKGKTFNRVIAVGGGTVIDISKLFVLKDLDDVLDAFDHKKPLVKDKKLIIIPTTCGTGSEVTNLSIAEIKSRHTKMGLADDTILADDAVIIAGLLKGLPFKFYACSAIDALIHAIESYVSPKANPYTRIFSEAAWQIIIDVFQNIAEKGPEYRFEKMGEMIMASNFAGIAFGNAGVGAVHALSYPLGGNYHVPHGEANTRFFTSVFKAYFSKDPKGSIVELNKKLAALLHCAPEEVYDALDKLLNTLLPPQKLREYGMKEEEIELFAQAVMQTQQRLLANNYVALSQQEIAEIYRKLY, from the coding sequence ATGCAATTATTCAAACTTAAAACAGTCATTCACGAGTTCGATAGTTTCGAATCCTTTGCTAAAACATTTGAACTGAATGAAAAGGATTTGGTGATCACAAACGAGTTCATCTACGAGCCGTTTATGAAAGCGTGCAACTTGCCCTGTACTTTTGTGATGCAGGAGAAGTATGGACTCGGTGAGCCCTCAGATGAGATGATGAACAAGATCCTACATGATGTCAAAGGCAAGACCTTCAATCGTGTTATTGCCGTAGGTGGCGGTACAGTCATAGACATCTCCAAGCTGTTTGTCTTGAAAGATTTGGATGATGTATTGGATGCTTTCGATCACAAAAAACCTCTCGTCAAGGACAAAAAACTCATTATCATCCCCACTACATGTGGTACCGGTAGCGAGGTTACCAACCTATCTATTGCAGAGATCAAGAGCCGTCACACCAAAATGGGCCTTGCCGATGATACCATCCTTGCCGATGATGCCGTGATAATAGCCGGACTGCTAAAGGGGCTTCCGTTCAAGTTCTATGCATGCAGCGCCATAGATGCTTTGATCCACGCTATAGAGTCGTACGTTTCGCCCAAAGCTAACCCATATACCAGAATATTCAGTGAAGCCGCATGGCAGATTATTATAGATGTATTCCAAAATATTGCCGAGAAGGGTCCGGAATATCGTTTCGAGAAAATGGGTGAGATGATTATGGCCAGTAACTTTGCGGGTATAGCCTTCGGCAACGCCGGCGTAGGTGCCGTGCATGCTCTCTCATATCCCCTCGGAGGCAACTACCATGTACCGCACGGTGAAGCCAATACTCGCTTCTTCACCTCTGTTTTCAAAGCTTATTTCAGCAAAGACCCCAAGGGTTCTATTGTTGAGCTGAATAAAAAATTGGCTGCTTTACTACATTGTGCTCCAGAGGAGGTGTATGATGCTTTGGACAAGTTGCTCAATACACTGCTTCCTCCACAAAAGCTCAGAGAGTATGGAATGAAGGAAGAAGAAATAGAACTCTTTGCCCAGGCAGTAATGCAAACACAACAACGCCTGCTCGCCAATAACTATGTAGCACTATCGCAGCAGGAAATTGCCGAAATCTACAGAAAATTGTATTGA
- a CDS encoding acetyl-CoA hydrolase/transferase family protein, protein MNWKEIYQQKITTAEEAIKHIQNGQRVAVSHAAGVPQVCIKALCNSSDKFKDVEIYHMLCLGDGEYMYPEKASNFRHITNFVGANSRKAIEENRADFFPAFFHEVPAMIRNKTLKIDVALVQVSEPDENGYCSFGISCDYTKPAAECAPLVIAEVNKQMPYIGGDNLIHVSDLDYIVETDYAPYTLPAAKIGNVEQAIGKNCANLVPNGATLQLGIGAIPDAVLLFLKDKKDLGIHTEMFSDGVMELVKSGVVNGKMKTLHPGKMLATFLMGSKALYDFVDHNPDVEMYPVDYVNNPSVIAQNDNMISINSCIEVDLMGQVVSESIGDRQFSGVGGQVDYVRGASLSKGGKSIMAMPSTARGGASSRIVTRIADGAAVTTSRNEVDYVVTEYGIAHLKGKTLRQRAEALISIAHPDFRDDLLTFYRKKFG, encoded by the coding sequence ATGAATTGGAAAGAAATCTATCAACAGAAAATCACAACAGCAGAGGAAGCTATCAAACACATACAAAACGGACAAAGAGTAGCCGTATCACATGCCGCAGGGGTTCCGCAGGTTTGTATCAAAGCCTTGTGTAACAGCTCAGACAAGTTCAAAGATGTAGAGATCTATCACATGCTTTGCTTGGGCGACGGTGAATACATGTACCCCGAAAAAGCTTCTAACTTCAGACACATCACCAACTTCGTAGGTGCCAATTCGCGCAAGGCTATAGAAGAAAACAGAGCCGATTTCTTCCCGGCATTCTTCCACGAAGTGCCTGCGATGATCAGAAACAAAACGCTCAAGATAGACGTAGCCTTGGTGCAGGTATCAGAGCCTGACGAAAACGGTTATTGCAGCTTTGGTATCTCTTGTGACTACACCAAACCCGCAGCCGAATGCGCTCCTCTCGTAATTGCTGAAGTGAACAAACAGATGCCATATATAGGCGGGGACAATCTCATCCATGTATCCGACCTGGACTACATTGTAGAGACAGACTATGCCCCCTATACCCTACCGGCAGCTAAGATAGGCAATGTAGAGCAAGCTATAGGAAAAAACTGTGCCAACCTCGTACCCAATGGAGCTACACTACAGCTGGGTATAGGTGCTATACCCGATGCTGTACTGCTCTTCCTGAAAGACAAAAAAGACCTGGGTATCCATACGGAGATGTTTTCGGACGGTGTAATGGAACTTGTGAAGTCCGGTGTAGTAAACGGCAAGATGAAAACACTGCACCCCGGCAAAATGCTCGCAACATTCCTCATGGGTAGCAAAGCCCTCTATGACTTTGTAGATCACAACCCAGACGTGGAGATGTATCCGGTGGACTATGTAAACAACCCCTCAGTAATAGCCCAAAACGATAATATGATAAGCATAAACAGCTGTATCGAGGTGGATTTGATGGGACAAGTTGTTTCAGAAAGTATTGGTGACCGTCAGTTTAGTGGCGTAGGCGGTCAAGTAGATTACGTTAGAGGTGCTTCACTCTCCAAAGGAGGTAAGAGTATCATGGCTATGCCATCGACTGCTCGTGGAGGTGCATCCTCACGCATCGTGACCCGCATAGCCGATGGTGCAGCGGTAACGACATCACGCAATGAAGTGGACTATGTGGTAACAGAGTACGGCATAGCTCACCTCAAAGGAAAAACATTGAGACAGAGAGCCGAGGCTTTGATTTCCATAGCTCATCCGGATTTCCGTGATGACTTATTAACCTTTTATCGAAAGAAGTTCGGCTGA
- a CDS encoding NifU family protein produces MTKQMFNMYSVNRVLRERVSPLLRSHGGDLQLCSISGDLVKVRFTGSCHGCPSASETVERVVQAALREEFQNENIEVRVNNEVSDDLIQQAKRILRHEQ; encoded by the coding sequence ATGACCAAACAGATGTTTAATATGTATAGTGTGAACCGCGTGTTGCGTGAGAGAGTAAGTCCTCTCTTACGCTCGCACGGCGGTGATTTACAGTTATGCTCCATCAGCGGAGATCTGGTTAAGGTACGTTTCACAGGTTCGTGCCATGGCTGCCCCTCTGCCAGTGAAACAGTAGAGCGGGTGGTACAAGCAGCTCTACGGGAAGAATTCCAAAACGAGAATATCGAGGTGAGAGTAAACAATGAAGTAAGCGATGATTTGATACAACAAGCCAAACGAATATTACGACACGAACAATAA
- a CDS encoding 4-hydroxyphenylacetate 3-hydroxylase family protein has product MMTSKQYEDSLRKMNLNVYFMGEKIDNPVDHPMIRPSMNSVAMTYKLAEEPEYQELMTATSNLTGKKINRFCHLHQGTDDLVKKVKMQRLLGQKTAACFQRCVGMDAFNAIFSTTYEMDQALGTEYHKRFTDYMKFVQDNDLVIDGAMTDPKGDRGLAPSQQEDPDLYVHIVEVREDGIVVSGAKAHQTGAVNSHEHLIMPTIAMREADADYAVSFAIPSDAEGITMIYGRQSCDTRKMEPGADIDLGNSQFGGHEALVVFDRVFIPHERVFMCKEYDYAGMMVERFAGYHRQSYGGCKVGVGDVLIGAAALAADYNGVPKASHIKDKLIEMIHLNETLFACGIACSAEGSQMPAGNYMINLLLANVCKQNVTRLPYEIARLAEDIAGGIMVTMPSEQDLKNEEVGPLVRKYLVGAKGKDVVNRMRVLRLIENITLGTAAVGYRTESMHGAGSPQAQRIMIARQGDLESKKEFARNIAKIDTSLDK; this is encoded by the coding sequence ATGATGACGAGTAAACAGTACGAAGATAGTCTCAGAAAAATGAATCTGAACGTCTACTTCATGGGAGAAAAGATTGACAACCCTGTGGATCATCCTATGATTCGTCCGTCCATGAACTCCGTTGCTATGACCTACAAGTTGGCCGAAGAACCGGAATATCAAGAACTCATGACGGCAACTTCCAATCTCACAGGAAAGAAAATCAATCGCTTTTGTCACTTACACCAAGGCACTGACGACCTTGTAAAGAAGGTAAAGATGCAGCGTCTCTTGGGACAGAAGACTGCAGCTTGTTTCCAGCGTTGCGTAGGTATGGATGCCTTCAACGCCATATTCTCTACGACTTATGAAATGGATCAGGCTCTGGGAACCGAGTATCACAAGCGGTTTACAGACTACATGAAGTTCGTTCAGGACAATGACCTTGTTATCGATGGCGCCATGACCGACCCCAAAGGTGACCGTGGCCTGGCTCCCTCACAGCAGGAAGACCCCGATCTCTATGTACATATCGTAGAAGTACGTGAAGACGGTATCGTGGTATCAGGAGCCAAAGCCCACCAAACGGGAGCAGTAAACTCGCACGAGCATCTTATCATGCCCACAATAGCCATGAGGGAGGCCGATGCCGACTATGCAGTATCCTTCGCTATACCCAGCGATGCCGAGGGTATAACCATGATTTACGGACGTCAATCATGTGACACAAGAAAGATGGAGCCGGGTGCTGATATTGACCTTGGCAACTCACAGTTTGGAGGCCATGAGGCTTTGGTCGTATTCGACAGAGTATTCATCCCTCATGAGCGCGTATTTATGTGTAAAGAATATGATTATGCAGGTATGATGGTGGAGAGATTTGCCGGCTATCACAGACAATCCTATGGTGGTTGTAAAGTGGGAGTGGGTGATGTGCTCATCGGTGCTGCAGCTCTTGCGGCAGACTACAATGGTGTACCCAAAGCCAGCCATATCAAAGATAAACTCATCGAGATGATCCACCTCAATGAAACACTCTTTGCCTGCGGTATCGCTTGCTCTGCTGAGGGTTCACAGATGCCTGCCGGAAACTATATGATCAACCTGCTTTTGGCAAACGTTTGTAAGCAAAACGTAACACGCCTTCCTTATGAAATAGCACGCTTGGCAGAAGACATCGCCGGAGGTATCATGGTGACTATGCCTTCTGAGCAAGACTTGAAGAATGAAGAAGTAGGACCACTCGTAAGAAAATATCTTGTGGGAGCCAAAGGTAAAGACGTAGTGAACAGAATGAGAGTACTACGCCTGATCGAAAATATCACTCTGGGTACTGCTGCCGTAGGTTACAGAACGGAATCTATGCACGGTGCCGGATCACCGCAAGCTCAGCGTATCATGATAGCCCGTCAGGGAGATCTTGAATCGAAGAAAGAGTTTGCTCGAAATATTGCAAAAATTGACACTTCATTGGACAAATAG
- a CDS encoding TonB-dependent receptor has protein sequence MTKILKKSIYLIFTFIVSLMYLEAQQLGGSISGSVRFSDGSVAVGVSVYISNTTMGCATDKNGHYSIKDVVPGNYVLKVSAVGSKGDERKISVKSGGDYKIDFVIAEESRLLDAVTVTSTVKQYAEKRSESVARMPLKNMENPQVYTVLPKALMDQQLVNDYQSALSTAPGTSNITYSPGGGGVGLTSFIRGFSTYAGTMRNGLGTNFVTLADPYNLENLEVIKGPSGTLFGSALVTYGGLINRVTKRPHHTFKGEVSYTVGSFNNNRITGDINIPINDKVAIRLNGFYQKEKSFQDYGVVNSWGFTPSIRYDVNDKLTFDLDAELYQTDRNSNFMKISKPINVKKFSELNLDPKISYTNNEILSHIKVFNIFAKMSYKFNDNWESQTLVSMANTQNEANYFFAEIMSKDSLTRNYMHIPSIFNAVDIQHNFNGKFKIGDKIENKVLLGVDIATNASSDHRFRLDPLDMVEINKEPKYFSLEEFNNRFPAHFIYGHKKDWRTIAVYLSDVVSITDRLMAMVALRVDFFRSKSSDEKFNQTTASPKFGLVYQPVKDKLSIFANYMNGFENEAPGVDPKTNKQIIFKPEQANQFEIGVKAELFNKRISGTISYYDINVKDIIRPNPEDPLESIQDGTRVSRGVEMDIIANPFEGFNILLGYGYNMSKYIKADKSVEGKRPYGVPKHVGNFWTSYQLNSGILEGLGVGLGGNFQSEIPLFDTYDIVGDGYAKFDASLFYDRKKYRIAIKVNNVTNKTYYLSDYWGQFQPPRNVQANLTLHF, from the coding sequence ATGACTAAAATTCTAAAAAAATCAATTTATTTAATCTTTACATTCATTGTAAGTCTCATGTATCTTGAGGCTCAGCAGCTGGGCGGAAGTATCTCCGGTAGTGTGCGCTTTTCTGACGGTTCCGTCGCCGTAGGTGTCAGTGTCTATATTAGCAATACCACCATGGGGTGTGCTACGGACAAAAATGGTCATTACAGTATAAAAGATGTTGTACCGGGCAATTATGTACTGAAGGTGTCGGCTGTAGGCAGTAAGGGCGATGAGCGTAAAATCTCGGTAAAGAGCGGAGGAGATTACAAGATAGACTTTGTGATCGCAGAGGAGTCTCGTCTCCTGGATGCCGTGACCGTCACCTCCACCGTGAAGCAATACGCTGAAAAAAGAAGTGAGAGTGTAGCCCGCATGCCCCTGAAAAACATGGAAAATCCACAAGTATACACTGTGCTGCCCAAGGCTCTGATGGATCAGCAACTGGTAAATGATTACCAAAGTGCACTATCTACTGCTCCCGGTACCAGCAATATTACTTATTCTCCCGGTGGCGGAGGAGTGGGGCTAACTTCTTTTATTCGTGGTTTTTCTACTTATGCAGGTACTATGCGTAACGGACTCGGTACAAACTTTGTTACTCTGGCCGATCCTTACAACCTTGAAAATCTCGAGGTAATCAAAGGGCCTTCGGGTACACTCTTTGGTTCTGCACTGGTGACTTATGGAGGGTTGATAAACCGCGTGACCAAAAGGCCTCACCACACTTTCAAGGGGGAGGTGAGCTATACTGTAGGCAGTTTCAATAATAATCGTATCACGGGTGATATCAACATCCCCATCAACGATAAAGTGGCTATTCGCCTCAATGGATTCTACCAGAAGGAGAAGTCTTTTCAGGATTATGGTGTGGTCAATTCGTGGGGCTTCACTCCCAGTATCAGATACGATGTCAATGATAAGTTGACTTTTGACCTTGATGCGGAACTTTATCAGACTGATAGAAACTCCAATTTCATGAAGATATCCAAGCCCATCAATGTGAAAAAGTTCTCCGAACTTAATCTGGATCCCAAGATTTCTTACACCAATAATGAGATCCTGTCACATATAAAGGTGTTCAATATATTCGCTAAGATGTCATATAAATTCAATGATAATTGGGAGTCGCAAACGTTGGTTTCTATGGCCAATACTCAGAACGAAGCCAATTATTTCTTTGCGGAGATCATGAGCAAAGACTCTCTTACCCGTAATTATATGCATATTCCCAGCATATTCAACGCCGTGGACATACAGCATAATTTCAATGGTAAATTCAAGATCGGGGATAAGATCGAGAATAAAGTACTTTTAGGCGTGGATATTGCCACTAATGCTTCGAGTGATCATCGATTCCGCTTAGATCCCTTAGATATGGTAGAGATAAACAAAGAACCTAAGTATTTTTCTCTTGAGGAATTTAACAATCGCTTTCCCGCCCATTTCATTTATGGGCACAAGAAAGACTGGCGCACAATAGCCGTATACCTATCTGATGTAGTAAGCATTACCGATAGGCTGATGGCTATGGTAGCTCTGCGTGTGGATTTCTTCAGGAGCAAAAGCTCGGATGAGAAGTTTAACCAAACAACAGCTTCACCTAAGTTTGGTCTGGTGTATCAGCCTGTCAAAGATAAGTTGTCAATCTTTGCCAATTATATGAATGGGTTCGAAAATGAAGCCCCGGGAGTAGACCCTAAGACTAATAAGCAGATTATATTCAAACCTGAGCAGGCCAATCAATTTGAGATCGGAGTAAAAGCCGAGCTTTTCAATAAAAGGATATCAGGAACGATAAGCTATTATGATATTAATGTAAAGGATATCATACGTCCCAATCCTGAGGATCCTTTGGAGTCGATACAAGATGGAACTCGTGTGAGTCGTGGCGTGGAGATGGATATTATAGCCAATCCGTTCGAAGGCTTCAATATTCTCTTGGGTTATGGATACAATATGAGTAAATACATCAAGGCGGACAAGAGTGTTGAAGGCAAACGCCCCTATGGTGTTCCCAAACATGTGGGCAACTTCTGGACAAGCTATCAACTCAATTCTGGTATTTTGGAAGGATTGGGTGTAGGACTGGGAGGAAACTTTCAGTCGGAAATACCACTCTTTGATACCTATGATATTGTAGGTGACGGTTATGCAAAATTCGATGCATCGTTATTTTACGATCGTAAGAAATATCGTATTGCCATCAAAGTCAATAATGTTACCAATAAGACTTATTACTTGTCGGATTATTGGGGTCAATTCCAACCTCCGAGAAATGTACAGGCTAATCTGACATTGCACTTTTAA
- a CDS encoding PepSY-associated TM helix domain-containing protein, whose translation MNGKTSKINSRKLNKQLHLWLGLISGLIIFIVSLSGTLFVFCDEIIDLIAGDAKYVAVPPPPTEKKSIVELMEVFNRKYPDRELFYFDTFTDPARSFRVASEKNEGDFMYTYMDPYTGDVLKNSRSYWFFFYIASQIHAQLLMGSVGHWVVGIATIIFFIELVTGLILWFPRKWNRKVLKSLFLIKRKAPWKRVNYDLHKVIGFYIMIPALIISFTGIIMAFSMLGNLTQKAFNGMPDGFTRMREFFPPHQPERPVPSFDKVVANLFDLYPSARQVRLTTPFEEKGTVYYTAIGEKVGLKSQDNGLFFFTDKYTGMPIKCPQVFTNHNTIVQTIYDLHVGHWWGLWGKIIIFITGLVCTSLPVTGLVIWVQRRKKHS comes from the coding sequence ATGAACGGGAAAACAAGCAAGATAAATAGTCGCAAGTTGAACAAACAATTACATCTTTGGTTAGGGCTTATCTCCGGTCTTATTATTTTCATCGTATCACTTTCGGGGACTCTCTTTGTGTTCTGTGATGAAATCATAGACCTTATAGCGGGCGATGCCAAGTATGTTGCCGTACCGCCACCTCCGACGGAGAAGAAGAGTATTGTAGAGCTCATGGAGGTGTTCAACCGTAAATATCCGGATAGAGAGCTTTTTTATTTTGATACATTTACGGATCCCGCCAGAAGCTTCAGAGTAGCCTCTGAGAAGAATGAGGGTGATTTCATGTACACTTACATGGACCCCTATACAGGAGATGTGCTCAAAAACAGCAGGTCTTACTGGTTTTTCTTTTACATTGCATCGCAGATACATGCCCAATTGCTTATGGGTAGCGTGGGGCATTGGGTGGTAGGTATAGCTACCATTATATTTTTTATAGAACTAGTCACGGGGTTAATACTATGGTTCCCGCGCAAGTGGAACCGCAAAGTGCTCAAATCACTCTTTCTCATCAAAAGGAAAGCACCGTGGAAAAGGGTTAATTATGATCTGCACAAGGTGATTGGCTTTTATATCATGATCCCTGCTCTTATCATCTCCTTTACAGGTATAATTATGGCTTTCAGTATGCTGGGCAATCTTACTCAAAAGGCATTTAATGGTATGCCCGACGGGTTCACGCGCATGAGAGAGTTTTTCCCTCCTCATCAGCCGGAGCGCCCTGTGCCCAGTTTTGATAAAGTTGTAGCCAATCTATTCGACCTGTATCCATCGGCACGTCAAGTCAGACTCACCACTCCTTTTGAAGAAAAAGGCACTGTTTATTACACTGCAATAGGTGAGAAAGTAGGGCTTAAGAGCCAAGATAACGGATTGTTCTTTTTCACCGATAAATATACCGGCATGCCTATCAAGTGCCCTCAGGTATTCACAAACCATAATACTATAGTCCAGACCATATATGACCTCCATGTAGGACATTGGTGGGGCTTATGGGGTAAGATAATCATCTTTATCACCGGGCTTGTATGCACGAGTTTACCTGTGACGGGATTAGTTATCTGGGTGCAAAGGCGGAAAAAACATTCATAA
- a CDS encoding dicarboxylate/amino acid:cation symporter, producing the protein MKKRLHIGLLGKILIAIVLGILTGYIFNAPLVRIFVTFNAIFSEFLNFVIPLIILALVADAIGDIGKGAGKMLLITTAIAYGSTVFSGYLAYFTGSAVFPSLITPGEDMGAIEEVASLQPFFTIGIPPAMSVMTALVLAFTLGLGMASLKSFSLKNVVHDFKEIISDVIVHVIIPLLPLYIYSIFLNMTFQGQVMSIILVFIKIIGIIFALHIILLILQFSVAGAIVRRNPFQLLWRMLPAYFTALGTCSSAATIPVTLKQCKLNGVTEDIAGFTVPLCATIHLSGSTLKIVSCALALMIMHGMPHDIGLFSQFIFMLGITMVAAPGVPGGAIMAALAILQSILGFDPQMQALMISLYITMDNFGTACNVTGDGAISLIVDKIVKKELPESVAIPAEMAAE; encoded by the coding sequence ATGAAAAAAAGACTTCACATAGGGCTTTTGGGTAAGATTCTTATTGCCATTGTCCTGGGTATACTAACGGGTTATATTTTTAATGCCCCTCTCGTCAGAATATTTGTTACTTTCAACGCCATATTCAGCGAGTTTCTCAACTTTGTCATACCGCTGATCATCCTGGCTTTGGTAGCCGATGCCATAGGCGACATAGGCAAAGGAGCCGGCAAGATGCTCCTTATCACCACAGCCATTGCATATGGATCCACAGTATTTTCAGGTTATTTGGCATACTTCACAGGCTCTGCGGTGTTCCCTTCGCTCATAACACCGGGCGAAGATATGGGAGCTATCGAAGAAGTAGCATCATTACAGCCTTTCTTCACGATAGGCATTCCGCCTGCAATGAGTGTGATGACGGCTTTGGTATTGGCCTTTACCCTAGGATTGGGAATGGCAAGCCTAAAGAGCTTTTCACTCAAAAATGTAGTGCACGACTTCAAGGAGATCATCTCAGACGTCATTGTACATGTGATCATCCCCTTGTTGCCGCTATACATCTATAGCATCTTCCTAAATATGACATTCCAGGGCCAAGTAATGTCCATTATTTTAGTATTTATCAAGATTATAGGTATCATATTCGCATTACACATCATACTGTTGATCCTACAATTCTCAGTGGCAGGAGCCATCGTCAGGCGCAATCCTTTCCAGCTCTTGTGGCGCATGTTGCCGGCCTATTTCACGGCTTTGGGTACTTGTTCGTCGGCAGCTACCATCCCTGTAACGCTCAAGCAATGTAAGCTCAATGGGGTGACTGAAGATATTGCCGGCTTTACGGTGCCTTTGTGTGCTACCATACACTTGTCAGGTAGTACTCTCAAGATTGTATCCTGTGCTTTAGCATTGATGATTATGCACGGCATGCCACATGATATAGGGCTTTTCAGCCAATTTATCTTCATGCTGGGTATTACTATGGTTGCAGCTCCGGGTGTACCGGGTGGAGCCATCATGGCGGCCTTGGCTATCCTACAATCAATACTTGGTTTTGATCCGCAGATGCAAGCTCTGATGATATCACTCTACATCACCATGGACAACTTTGGTACCGCTTGCAATGTAACAGGTGACGGCGCTATCTCTCTCATTGTAGATAAAATAGTGAAGAAAGAATTACCTGAAAGCGTAGCCATACCGGCTGAGATGGCTGCGGAATAA